One part of the Algibacter sp. L1A34 genome encodes these proteins:
- a CDS encoding ATP-grasp domain-containing protein, with protein MNILITSAGRRVSLVEAFQKELKEIFPKGKVMTTDFNIKLSAACQISDGSFQLPLVSDDDYFDLLLKVCLENEIKLIIPTIDTELLLLAKKEKQFLKHGIKPIIASQKFVEMCRDKRQIHVFFEENNVQIAKEYSKYDYKLPIFIKPKNGSRSIDTYTITKHEQLTKYHFKNDDLMFLKYLDHDEFEEYTCDLYYDKNHDLKCVVPRKRIEVRDGEVNKCVAEKGPLVDYIKERLSFIDGAIGCLTAQFFKHKKTDEIFGIEINARFGGGYPLSYFVGANYPKWLIQEYLLEEDITIDYLADWEENLLMLRYDKEVLVHDYKA; from the coding sequence ATGAATATATTAATTACATCAGCAGGAAGGCGCGTTTCATTAGTTGAAGCTTTTCAAAAGGAGTTAAAAGAAATATTTCCGAAGGGAAAGGTAATGACAACAGATTTTAATATTAAGCTATCTGCTGCATGCCAAATATCAGATGGGTCTTTTCAATTGCCTTTAGTAAGTGATGACGATTATTTTGATCTCTTGCTTAAGGTTTGTTTAGAAAACGAGATAAAACTCATTATTCCAACCATAGATACTGAACTACTTTTACTTGCTAAAAAGGAAAAGCAATTTTTAAAACATGGGATTAAACCAATAATAGCATCTCAAAAATTTGTTGAAATGTGTCGAGATAAAAGACAGATTCACGTGTTTTTTGAGGAAAACAATGTTCAAATTGCTAAAGAATACTCGAAGTACGATTATAAATTACCTATTTTTATAAAGCCAAAAAATGGTAGTAGAAGTATTGATACCTACACTATTACCAAACATGAACAATTAACTAAATATCATTTTAAAAATGATGATTTAATGTTTTTAAAATATTTAGATCATGATGAGTTCGAGGAATATACTTGTGATTTATACTATGATAAAAACCATGACTTGAAATGTGTTGTTCCAAGAAAACGAATAGAAGTAAGGGATGGTGAAGTAAATAAATGTGTTGCCGAAAAAGGGCCTTTGGTGGATTATATAAAAGAAAGATTGAGTTTTATAGATGGAGCCATTGGCTGTTTAACTGCTCAGTTTTTTAAGCATAAAAAGACAGATGAAATTTTTGGTATAGAAATAAACGCTCGATTTGGTGGTGGTTATCCCTTGTCTTATTTTGTTGGAGCTAATTATCCAAAATGGCTGATACAAGAATATTTGTTGGAAGAAGATATCACGATAGATTATTTGGCAGATTGGGAAGAGAATTTACTAATGTTGCGCTACGATAAAGAAGTTTTGGTACATGACTATAAAGCATAA